A genomic segment from Spinacia oleracea cultivar Varoflay chromosome 3, BTI_SOV_V1, whole genome shotgun sequence encodes:
- the LOC130469873 gene encoding uncharacterized protein has protein sequence MLQPVVGENLRCGCGKWQISGIPCKHALRVIYDQRLNPIDFVSPFFKSAAYKLTYADHIHPMSDPTQWPNFSLPTIQPPVIKRQAGRPAKKRKRGPNEPMKGKRNINVKCGKCREFGHNSRTCKNGGPSTGPSTSAAAGASTSQGGPRGRKRANTAT, from the exons ATGCTACAGCCTGTGGTGGGGGAGAATTTGAG ATGTGGGTGTGGGAAGTGGCAAATTTCTGGAATCCCCTGCAAGCATGCACTCAGGGTGATTTATGACCAAAGGCTGAACCCCATTGATTTTGTCTCCCCATTCTTCAAGTCTGCTGCATACAAGCTTACATATGCAGACCACATTCACCCCATGTCAGACCCAACACAGTGGCCTAACTTTTCTCTCCCTACCATTCAGCCTCCAGTCATCAAAAGACAAGCTGGCAGACCtgctaagaagagaaagagaggaccAAATGAACCCATGAAGGGGAAGAGGAACATCAATGTGAAATGTGGAAAGTGCAGGGAGTTTGGTCATAACTCAAGGACATGTAAGAATGGAGGACCAAGCACTGGACCAAGCACTTCAGCAGCAGCAGGTGCAAGTACATCACAAGGGGGTCCAAGGGGGAGGAAAAGAGCAAACACAGCAACTTAA